One segment of Streptomyces sp. XD-27 DNA contains the following:
- a CDS encoding SMI1/KNR4 family protein, which yields MGGTWAGVRERVLALRDAPRWWAVFGADYPGYGHDFELLPVLTEEQLHAVERRLGTELPEEYRTFLLQVGAGGAGPDYGLFPIKPPGPDAPPATGHCALPFRPGCTAEFDEHEWAEPQRADYPDDEAFAAAYAAWEASRDELYDALTEGTLCISSQGCAYYSLLVVTGPECGTIWEDVRAAGEGVAPVELRGRTGHVTFAQWYLNWLDRAERRAWDETTEPPPRLEFTSDARSKGEAV from the coding sequence ATGGGCGGGACCTGGGCAGGGGTGCGGGAGCGCGTGCTCGCGCTGCGGGACGCGCCGCGGTGGTGGGCGGTGTTCGGCGCCGACTACCCCGGCTACGGCCACGACTTCGAGCTGCTGCCCGTCCTCACCGAGGAGCAGCTGCACGCGGTGGAGCGGCGGCTGGGGACCGAACTCCCCGAGGAGTACCGCACGTTCCTCCTGCAGGTCGGCGCGGGCGGCGCGGGCCCCGACTACGGGCTGTTCCCGATCAAGCCGCCCGGGCCCGACGCCCCGCCCGCCACCGGCCACTGCGCGCTGCCCTTCCGCCCCGGGTGCACGGCGGAGTTCGACGAGCACGAGTGGGCGGAGCCCCAGCGGGCCGACTACCCGGACGACGAGGCCTTCGCCGCCGCGTACGCCGCCTGGGAGGCCAGCCGCGACGAGTTGTACGACGCCCTGACCGAGGGCACCCTCTGCATCAGCTCCCAGGGCTGCGCGTACTACTCGCTCCTCGTGGTCACGGGCCCTGAGTGCGGCACCATATGGGAGGACGTACGGGCCGCCGGCGAGGGCGTGGCGCCGGTCGAACTGCGTGGCAGGACGGGGCACGTGACGTTCGCGCAGTGGTATCTGAACTGGCTCGACCGCGCGGAGCGCCGCGCCTGGGACGAGACGACCGAGCCCCCGCCGCGCCTCGAGTTCACCTCCGACGCGCGGTCGAAGGGCGAAGCCGTGTAG
- a CDS encoding AraC family transcriptional regulator: MDVVSDAISVVRLGRPSFDRVRVGGSWCVRLRPYDGAGFHVVLEGGCWLLPDGGAPVSLGVGDAVLVPHGTGHVMADSPVDAAAVAKAVPFEQWRDGAGSRTGPDRGEVEMLCGKYRLDRSRLHPLMAELPKVVHLPNRVGGHPELRAAVDLLSGELDARRPGSCIALPSLLDLLLVYMIRSWMAEGTSGAWPGVLGDPVTAAALRALHSDPAAPWTSARLAAEVGVSRPTLARRFAALVGRPPMAYLTWWRLTVAATLLRDTPDTLAAVARRVGYGSPYALSHAFGREFGTTPGRYRAEAQRRLADGQ; the protein is encoded by the coding sequence ATGGACGTGGTGAGCGACGCGATCTCCGTCGTGCGCCTTGGGCGGCCCTCGTTCGACCGGGTGCGGGTGGGTGGGAGCTGGTGCGTGCGGCTGAGGCCGTACGACGGCGCGGGCTTCCACGTCGTCCTGGAGGGCGGCTGCTGGCTGCTGCCCGACGGCGGCGCCCCGGTCTCCCTCGGCGTGGGCGACGCCGTGCTGGTGCCGCACGGCACGGGACACGTGATGGCCGATTCCCCGGTCGACGCGGCGGCCGTGGCGAAGGCGGTGCCGTTCGAGCAGTGGCGCGACGGGGCCGGCTCGCGCACCGGGCCCGATCGCGGCGAGGTGGAGATGCTGTGCGGTAAGTACCGGCTCGACCGCAGCCGCCTGCACCCGCTCATGGCGGAGCTGCCCAAGGTCGTGCACCTGCCGAACCGGGTGGGCGGCCACCCCGAGCTCCGCGCCGCCGTCGACCTGCTGAGCGGCGAGTTGGACGCGCGGCGGCCCGGCTCCTGCATAGCGCTTCCGAGCCTGCTCGACCTCCTCCTCGTCTACATGATCCGATCCTGGATGGCCGAGGGCACGAGCGGGGCGTGGCCCGGCGTTCTGGGTGACCCGGTGACGGCCGCCGCCCTGCGGGCGCTGCACTCGGACCCGGCCGCCCCGTGGACCAGCGCACGCCTGGCCGCGGAGGTCGGCGTCTCCCGTCCCACCTTGGCGCGCCGGTTCGCCGCCCTGGTCGGCCGTCCCCCGATGGCGTACCTCACCTGGTGGCGCCTGACCGTCGCCGCCACGCTGCTCCGCGACACCCCGGACACCCTGGCCGCCGTCGCCCGCCGGGTCGGCTACGGCAGCCCGTACGCGCTCTCCCACGCCTTCGGCCGGGAGTTCGGGACCACGCCGGGGCGGTACCGCGCGGAGGCTCAGCGCCGGCTTGCCGACGGTCAGTAG
- a CDS encoding MBL fold metallo-hydrolase, which translates to MTNESAQRIVLGDVEVIRVVEWQGPFAPARDIVPGSDAEAWKENENWLAPDHWDRDGDRAVVALQTWVLRSGGRTVLVDTGVGNGRERPGSPRFHHWQGDFLGRLAGAGIRPQDVDVVVNTHVHGDHVGWNTSGTDGEWVPTFPNAQYLIPAADDAHFGPDNAYGNGLREDDRLIYEDSIAPVHRAGQAVLWDGLHRIDAHLTLESAPGHTPGSSVLRLASGSDRAVFVGDLLHSPVQILRPSCNSCFCLDPEQAAASRRRILRRAADERELVVPAHFGGAGAVEVRREGDGFALGPWAAWAAAGTEERAAG; encoded by the coding sequence ATGACGAATGAGAGCGCGCAGCGCATCGTGCTGGGGGATGTCGAGGTCATCCGGGTCGTCGAGTGGCAGGGCCCGTTCGCGCCCGCCCGCGACATCGTTCCGGGGTCAGACGCCGAGGCGTGGAAGGAGAACGAGAACTGGCTGGCGCCGGACCACTGGGATCGGGATGGCGACCGGGCCGTCGTAGCGCTGCAGACCTGGGTGCTGCGCAGCGGCGGGCGGACCGTCCTGGTCGACACCGGGGTGGGCAACGGGCGCGAGCGGCCCGGCTCGCCGCGGTTCCACCACTGGCAGGGCGACTTCCTCGGCCGCCTGGCGGGGGCCGGCATCCGCCCGCAGGACGTCGACGTCGTCGTCAACACCCACGTCCACGGCGACCACGTCGGCTGGAACACCTCCGGCACCGACGGGGAGTGGGTCCCGACGTTCCCCAACGCCCAGTACCTCATCCCGGCCGCCGACGACGCCCATTTCGGTCCGGACAACGCGTACGGCAACGGCCTGCGCGAGGACGACCGCCTGATCTACGAAGACAGCATCGCGCCCGTTCACCGGGCCGGACAGGCCGTGCTGTGGGACGGCCTGCACCGCATCGACGCACATCTCACCCTGGAGTCCGCGCCCGGCCACACCCCCGGCTCGTCCGTGCTGCGCCTCGCCTCCGGGAGCGACCGTGCGGTCTTCGTCGGCGATCTCCTGCACAGCCCGGTGCAGATCCTCCGGCCCTCCTGCAACAGCTGCTTCTGCCTCGACCCGGAACAGGCGGCGGCCAGCCGCCGCCGGATTCTCCGGCGGGCCGCCGACGAGCGGGAGCTGGTCGTCCCCGCGCACTTCGGCGGGGCGGGTGCCGTGGAGGTCCGCAGGGAGGGCGACGGGTTCGCCCTGGGGCCATGGGCAGCCTGGGCGGCCGCCGGCACGGAAGAGCGGGCAGCGGGTTAG
- a CDS encoding S1 family peptidase, whose translation MKRTSIRKHHSVIAGAGVVALATAAITLQSATAVPAADPAPLTAGAAGKLATTISSDLGADAAGSYYDAKDRKLVVNVMNAAAAKKVRAAGAEAKVVKHSLQSLDEARETLKSKATIPGTAWAMDPKLNKVVVTADRTVRSTALARLNKAVSSLGDRATVQRTTGTIQPLIAGGDAIWGDSARCSLGFNVTRAGRPYILTAGHCTSRVQSWSATRGGPEIASTTGSSFPGDDYGIAAYTATVSHPSAVNLYNGRTQPITRAADPIVGQRVLRSGSTSRVHSGSVLAVNVTVNYAQGTVEDLIHTSVCAEPGDSGGSLFAGSTALGLTSGGSGDCTLGGTTYYQPVAEALRATGSRIG comes from the coding sequence TTGAAGCGCACAAGCATACGCAAGCATCATTCGGTCATCGCCGGTGCGGGCGTGGTGGCGCTGGCCACCGCCGCGATCACCCTGCAGAGTGCGACCGCGGTTCCCGCCGCTGACCCTGCCCCTCTGACCGCCGGCGCGGCCGGGAAGCTGGCCACGACCATCAGCTCCGACCTCGGTGCCGACGCGGCCGGTTCCTACTACGACGCCAAGGACCGCAAGCTTGTCGTCAACGTGATGAACGCGGCCGCCGCCAAGAAGGTGCGCGCGGCCGGTGCCGAGGCCAAGGTCGTCAAACACTCGCTCCAGTCGCTGGACGAGGCCCGCGAGACCTTGAAGAGCAAGGCCACCATCCCCGGCACGGCCTGGGCGATGGATCCGAAGCTCAACAAGGTGGTCGTCACCGCCGACCGCACGGTCAGGAGCACCGCCCTGGCCCGGCTGAACAAGGCGGTCTCCTCGCTCGGCGACCGGGCCACGGTCCAGCGTACGACGGGCACGATCCAGCCACTGATCGCCGGTGGCGACGCCATCTGGGGCGACAGCGCCCGCTGTTCGCTCGGCTTCAACGTCACCAGGGCCGGGCGGCCGTACATCCTGACCGCCGGGCACTGCACCAGCCGGGTCCAGAGCTGGTCCGCCACGCGGGGCGGCCCGGAAATCGCCTCGACGACGGGCAGCAGCTTCCCGGGTGACGACTACGGCATCGCCGCGTACACCGCCACCGTCAGCCACCCGAGCGCGGTGAACCTGTACAACGGCAGGACGCAGCCGATCACGCGGGCGGCCGATCCGATCGTGGGCCAGCGGGTGCTGCGCAGCGGCAGCACCAGCCGCGTGCACAGCGGCTCCGTGCTCGCGGTCAACGTGACCGTCAACTACGCGCAGGGCACGGTCGAGGACCTGATCCACACCTCGGTCTGCGCCGAGCCCGGCGACAGCGGCGGCTCGCTCTTCGCGGGCAGCACGGCGCTGGGTCTGACCTCCGGGGGCAGCGGTGACTGCACCCTGGGCGGTACGACCTACTACCAGCCGGTGGCGGAAGCCCTTCGGGCGACCGGTTCGCGGATCGGCTGA
- a CDS encoding DUF6256 family protein — protein MLPTPTNIAVMLAGYLLIMGYLAVGLSVLRRHPVRNGRGTGAGGRGAGRVPVEPRRRGWPGLVRQVLGTAVGGYLLLMVVVVGYYYGVARVAGHFLASAFTGSALMAGIALPVFLIASWASERRRSRRGRRAQPPTSGRRRA, from the coding sequence GTGCTCCCCACCCCGACGAACATCGCGGTCATGCTGGCCGGCTATCTGCTGATCATGGGCTACCTCGCCGTCGGCCTGAGCGTCCTGCGCCGGCACCCGGTCCGGAACGGGCGGGGGACCGGCGCGGGCGGCCGGGGCGCCGGACGTGTTCCGGTCGAACCCCGCAGGCGGGGCTGGCCCGGCCTCGTGCGGCAGGTGCTCGGTACCGCCGTCGGCGGATACCTGCTGCTGATGGTCGTGGTGGTGGGCTACTACTACGGGGTGGCGCGCGTGGCGGGGCACTTCCTGGCGAGCGCGTTCACCGGTTCCGCGCTGATGGCGGGCATCGCCCTGCCCGTCTTCCTCATCGCGTCCTGGGCGTCCGAGCGTCGTCGCTCCCGGCGCGGCCGGCGGGCACAGCCGCCTACGAGCGGGCGGCGCCGGGCGTGA
- a CDS encoding DUF6186 family protein, protein MGEHPVIGYLVWAVLFGALFTWEGISLIRTDDAFPTLSDAMRAVMRYPVGRWALFALWLWFGWHTFVRGWHFLLRDGQAPE, encoded by the coding sequence GTGGGCGAGCATCCGGTGATCGGGTATCTGGTGTGGGCGGTCCTGTTCGGCGCCCTCTTCACGTGGGAGGGCATCTCCCTGATCCGGACGGACGATGCCTTTCCGACCCTCAGCGACGCCATGCGCGCGGTCATGCGCTATCCGGTGGGCCGCTGGGCGCTGTTCGCGCTGTGGCTGTGGTTCGGCTGGCACACCTTCGTCCGCGGCTGGCACTTCCTGCTCCGGGACGGGCAGGCCCCCGAATAG
- a CDS encoding PLP-dependent cysteine synthase family protein: MRSQTPTPLPAVPQSGVSGLVGNTPLLRVSEPLAPAGRGFWAKLEGFNPGGIKDRPGLHMVERARARGELRPGGRIIESTSGTLGLGLALAGMVHGHPVTLVTDPGLERSMTQLLTAYGAQVNVVSEPHPTGGWQQARRERVAQLMARHPDAWCPDQYNNPDNVAAYTPLALELASELGHIDVLVCSVGTGGHSAGVSRVLRQLYPGLRLVGVDTVGSTIFGQPARPRLMRGLGSSIYPRNVAYENFGEVHWVAPAEAVWTCRRLAASHYATGGWSVGAVALVAGWLARTLPAETRIAAIFPDGPQRYLGTVYDDDYCAAHGLLDSAPAPEPEVVGSAAEKEVTRWTRCADVVDPLTLSAAPDEQADAAPEEADSSAEAGA, encoded by the coding sequence ATGCGCTCTCAGACCCCCACCCCCCTCCCCGCCGTGCCCCAGTCCGGAGTCTCCGGGCTCGTCGGCAACACTCCCCTGCTCCGTGTGTCGGAGCCGCTGGCCCCCGCCGGACGCGGCTTCTGGGCGAAGCTGGAGGGCTTCAACCCCGGCGGCATCAAGGACCGCCCCGGCCTGCACATGGTCGAGCGCGCCCGCGCTCGGGGCGAACTCCGCCCGGGCGGCCGGATCATCGAGTCCACCAGCGGCACCCTCGGCCTGGGGCTCGCCCTGGCCGGCATGGTCCACGGCCATCCGGTCACGCTGGTCACCGACCCCGGCCTGGAGCGGTCCATGACGCAGCTGCTGACCGCGTACGGGGCCCAGGTCAACGTGGTCTCCGAGCCGCATCCGACCGGCGGCTGGCAGCAGGCGCGCCGCGAACGCGTGGCCCAGCTGATGGCGCGCCACCCCGACGCGTGGTGCCCCGACCAGTACAACAACCCGGACAACGTCGCCGCGTACACCCCGCTCGCGCTGGAGCTGGCGTCCGAACTCGGTCACATCGACGTACTGGTGTGCAGCGTGGGGACCGGCGGGCACTCGGCGGGCGTCTCCCGGGTCCTGCGTCAGCTCTACCCCGGGCTGCGGCTGGTGGGCGTGGACACCGTGGGCTCGACCATCTTCGGGCAGCCCGCACGGCCGCGGCTGATGCGCGGGCTGGGATCGAGCATCTACCCGCGCAACGTCGCCTACGAGAACTTCGGGGAGGTGCACTGGGTGGCACCGGCCGAGGCGGTGTGGACCTGCCGCCGGCTCGCCGCGTCCCACTACGCCACCGGAGGCTGGAGCGTCGGCGCGGTCGCCCTGGTCGCCGGGTGGCTGGCCCGTACGCTGCCCGCCGAGACCCGGATCGCGGCGATCTTCCCCGACGGGCCGCAGCGCTATCTCGGAACCGTGTACGACGACGACTACTGCGCCGCCCACGGGCTGCTCGACTCCGCGCCCGCCCCCGAACCGGAGGTGGTGGGCAGCGCGGCCGAGAAGGAGGTCACGCGCTGGACCCGGTGCGCGGACGTCGTGGACCCGCTCACCCTGTCCGCCGCGCCGGATGAGCAGGCCGATGCCGCGCCGGAGGAAGCCGACTCCTCGGCGGAGGCGGGCGCGTGA
- a CDS encoding MFS transporter, whose translation MKTTLAQVRSHPRSVQLLMANQFTINLGFYMLMPYLAQHLAGNLGLAAWTVGLILGVRNFSQQGMFLFGGTLADRFGFKPLIIAGLMLRIVGFAVLGLVDSLPALLAASAATGLAGALFNPAVRAYLAQDSGERRVEAFALFNVFYQAGILLGPLVGLALTGVSFRLTCLVAAGVFAVLAAVQLRALPARTAPRDSDRSVASVLSQWRTVVTNRPFLLFSVAMIGSYALSFQVYLALPLEVRRVAGDGQVNTIGVALLFAASGLSTIWWQTRLTAWCKRRLGAGRSLVAGLAALGAAFLPPLAAAAVPVPAGGPARWALAVVPPLISALLLALGTMLAYPFEMDTIVALAEDRYVATHYGLYNTICGIGITLGNLLTGAALDASRAAGAPALPWAILAAVGGACALAVLGLHRTGRLAPAARAAARPATA comes from the coding sequence GTGAAGACCACCCTCGCGCAGGTGCGCTCACATCCGCGCAGCGTCCAGCTGCTGATGGCCAATCAGTTCACCATCAACCTCGGCTTCTACATGCTCATGCCCTACCTGGCCCAGCATCTGGCCGGGAACCTGGGGCTGGCCGCGTGGACGGTCGGTCTGATCCTGGGCGTGCGCAACTTCAGCCAGCAGGGCATGTTCCTCTTCGGCGGGACCCTGGCCGACCGCTTCGGCTTCAAGCCGCTGATCATCGCCGGCCTGATGCTGCGTATCGTCGGCTTCGCCGTGCTGGGGCTGGTCGACTCCCTGCCCGCGCTGCTGGCCGCGTCGGCGGCGACCGGCCTGGCCGGCGCCCTGTTCAACCCGGCCGTGCGGGCGTATCTGGCGCAGGACTCGGGCGAGCGGCGAGTGGAGGCGTTCGCGCTGTTCAACGTCTTCTACCAGGCCGGGATCCTGCTGGGCCCGCTGGTGGGGCTGGCGCTGACAGGAGTGAGCTTCCGCCTCACCTGCCTGGTCGCCGCGGGTGTCTTCGCCGTCCTGGCCGCGGTGCAGCTGCGGGCGCTGCCGGCCCGTACCGCGCCGCGGGACAGCGACAGGTCGGTGGCGTCCGTGCTCTCCCAGTGGCGCACGGTCGTGACGAACCGGCCCTTCCTGCTGTTCTCCGTGGCGATGATCGGCTCGTACGCGCTGTCCTTCCAGGTCTACCTGGCCCTGCCGCTGGAGGTACGGCGGGTGGCCGGGGACGGTCAGGTCAACACCATCGGCGTGGCCCTGCTGTTCGCCGCCTCCGGGCTGTCCACCATCTGGTGGCAGACCCGGCTGACCGCCTGGTGCAAGCGGCGGCTGGGAGCGGGGCGTTCCCTGGTCGCCGGGCTGGCCGCGCTCGGGGCCGCCTTCCTGCCGCCGCTGGCCGCCGCTGCGGTGCCCGTGCCCGCCGGGGGGCCGGCCCGCTGGGCGCTGGCCGTGGTGCCACCGCTGATATCGGCGCTGCTGCTGGCGCTGGGCACCATGCTGGCGTACCCGTTCGAGATGGACACGATCGTCGCGCTGGCGGAAGACCGGTACGTGGCCACGCACTACGGCCTCTACAACACCATCTGCGGGATCGGCATCACCCTGGGGAACCTGCTCACCGGCGCGGCGCTGGACGCCTCCCGCGCCGCCGGGGCGCCGGCGTTGCCCTGGGCGATCCTCGCCGCCGTCGGAGGCGCGTGCGCGCTGGCCGTCCTCGGCCTGCACCGCACCGGCCGCCTGGCACCGGCCGCGCGAGCCGCGGCGCGACCCGCCACGGCGTGA
- a CDS encoding DUF4360 domain-containing protein: MPRLLFAGAAIAALCATTLSTQSASAEITEPPDKMQIEIATVNGSGCRPGSAAVAVSPDNTAFTVTYSEYLAQVGVGSKPTDFRKNCQLNLIVHVPQGFTYAIASADYRGFAHLERGASAVQKASYYFQGSAETTPVSHPFQGPRSDNWQATDVTDIGTIVWAPCGERRNFNINTELRVSAGTSDPTTTTSFMTMDSTDGDINTVYRLKWKECPAKKP; encoded by the coding sequence ATGCCGCGCCTACTGTTCGCTGGTGCCGCCATAGCGGCGCTCTGCGCGACAACGCTGTCCACGCAGAGCGCGTCCGCGGAGATCACCGAGCCGCCGGACAAGATGCAGATCGAGATCGCCACCGTCAACGGATCGGGTTGCAGACCCGGCAGCGCCGCCGTGGCCGTCTCCCCGGACAACACCGCCTTCACCGTGACGTACAGCGAGTACCTCGCCCAGGTGGGCGTCGGCTCCAAGCCGACCGACTTCCGCAAGAACTGCCAGCTCAACCTGATCGTGCACGTCCCGCAGGGCTTCACCTACGCCATCGCCAGTGCCGACTACCGCGGGTTCGCCCACCTGGAGCGCGGCGCGAGCGCGGTGCAGAAGGCGTCGTACTACTTCCAGGGTTCCGCGGAGACGACACCGGTCAGCCATCCCTTCCAGGGGCCGCGCAGCGACAACTGGCAGGCCACCGATGTCACCGACATCGGGACGATCGTGTGGGCGCCCTGCGGTGAGCGCCGGAACTTCAACATCAACACCGAACTGCGGGTCAGCGCCGGCACGTCGGATCCCACGACGACCACCAGCTTCATGACGATGGACTCCACGGACGGCGACATCAACACCGTGTACCGGCTCAAGTGGAAGGAGTGCCCGGCGAAGAAGCCGTGA
- a CDS encoding peptidoglycan-binding protein gives MGSEIPGRAAGAGEPPGWGLAPSADSTVRPLLGSADAGPAAADVDLFAAAPDAPGLALHEPVELGPVEPGRAAHRRRAPRSRKTSAVVGAVVATAATAGLVSLAVSLFSGSDRADRAVPDGDSLTPRLILPTHLPSGDASRARPTAPPSGSPSVKSPSRRTTSSPTAAPEPGPFRSAPPSVGTARQPAAATGTPEDGPVLKPGSRGSEVVELQQRLAQVGLYDESADGRYDGGVRYAVLRYQQGYGVEGDGEGVYGPGTRRSLEARTTRP, from the coding sequence GTGGGATCGGAGATACCTGGGAGAGCCGCCGGCGCTGGAGAGCCGCCGGGCTGGGGGCTCGCGCCCTCGGCCGACTCGACGGTCAGGCCCCTGCTCGGGTCCGCGGACGCCGGGCCCGCCGCGGCGGACGTCGACTTGTTCGCCGCCGCGCCGGACGCCCCCGGCCTCGCGCTGCACGAGCCGGTCGAACTGGGGCCGGTGGAGCCCGGCCGGGCGGCGCACCGCCGCCGCGCGCCACGCTCCCGTAAGACCTCCGCTGTGGTCGGCGCGGTCGTCGCGACCGCCGCCACGGCGGGGCTGGTCTCCCTCGCCGTCTCGCTGTTCAGCGGTTCGGACCGGGCCGACCGGGCCGTACCCGACGGCGATTCCCTGACTCCGCGGCTGATCCTCCCCACCCACCTCCCCTCCGGCGACGCCTCCCGCGCGCGGCCCACCGCGCCGCCGAGCGGCTCGCCGTCGGTCAAGTCGCCGTCCCGTCGCACCACTTCGTCGCCGACGGCCGCGCCCGAACCGGGCCCGTTCCGGTCGGCGCCCCCCAGCGTCGGCACCGCCCGTCAGCCGGCCGCGGCCACGGGCACTCCGGAGGACGGCCCGGTCCTCAAGCCCGGCAGCCGCGGCTCCGAGGTCGTCGAACTACAGCAGCGCCTCGCCCAGGTCGGCCTCTACGACGAGAGCGCCGACGGCAGGTACGACGGCGGTGTGCGGTACGCGGTGCTGCGCTATCAGCAGGGATACGGGGTCGAGGGCGACGGCGAGGGCGTGTACGGCCCCGGCACCCGGCGCTCCCTGGAGGCGCGCACCACGCGGCCGTAG
- a CDS encoding keywimysin-related RiPP — MKKSYEAPALVRLGTFRKKTGLLQSSGNDRLIFSKN; from the coding sequence ATGAAGAAGTCGTACGAAGCCCCGGCTCTGGTCCGACTCGGCACGTTCCGTAAGAAGACGGGGCTGCTCCAGAGCAGCGGGAACGACCGACTCATCTTCAGCAAGAACTGA
- a CDS encoding lasso peptide isopeptide bond-forming cyclase, giving the protein MPELHESAGAGPGDAHFAVLPDCADAAAAARFFTRPGTRTLSHASGRPWLIGEWGEHECVSVRAGQTSLAVIGCCPVDTSELERRAARLRDLAELETLARTLPGSFHLVASSGGRVRVQGAASGLRLVFDASVGGVRVAASHADLLAAAIGAEPDPEQLAIRLMWPAPYPLFESSVWRGIAAVPPDDALIIEPDGRTARRSRWWTPPEPTRPLAEGAPIVREALTEAVDARTRGGGVVSCDLSGGLDSTSVCFLAARSPAKVVASTWPGRDPADTDLQWAEKAVTFLPDVEHVVWDADASPLVYTDLLDIDDPMDEPTIGVMDRSRALHHLPGLAERGSRLHLTGIGGDHVAWCSEAYYHRLLRTRPLFALQQLRGFRALWHWPLAGTARALADSRPYGRWLADSSRQLRGPLPSSVSNGLGWGMSPRLFHWVTADAERMVRRALREAAASVAPLHRDRGMHTDLEAIRSCTRIIRQWDRMAARAGLPMASPFFDDRVIEACLAVRPSERVTPWQYKPLLSAAMRGVVPEACLSRTNKAEASMDAANGLREHRGDLMALWEDSRLAELGLVDVDALRQLARRPSSPGLSKGILYTTIACEVWLRGLTPAKDKAVPTSS; this is encoded by the coding sequence ATGCCTGAGTTGCACGAGAGTGCGGGGGCGGGCCCCGGCGACGCGCACTTCGCAGTCCTCCCGGACTGCGCGGACGCGGCAGCCGCGGCCCGCTTCTTTACCCGCCCAGGAACACGGACGCTGTCCCATGCCTCGGGACGGCCATGGCTGATCGGCGAGTGGGGCGAGCACGAGTGCGTGAGCGTGCGAGCGGGGCAGACCTCGCTCGCCGTCATCGGATGCTGCCCCGTGGACACCAGCGAGCTGGAGCGTCGCGCCGCCCGACTGCGCGACCTCGCCGAGCTGGAGACGCTGGCGCGTACGCTGCCAGGCAGCTTCCATCTCGTGGCCTCCTCCGGAGGGCGGGTGCGCGTGCAGGGCGCCGCCTCCGGTCTCCGGCTCGTCTTCGACGCGTCCGTCGGCGGCGTGCGGGTCGCCGCCAGCCACGCCGATCTGCTCGCCGCCGCGATCGGCGCCGAACCCGATCCCGAGCAGCTGGCCATCCGGCTGATGTGGCCGGCCCCCTATCCCCTGTTCGAGTCCTCCGTCTGGCGCGGCATCGCGGCCGTGCCGCCGGATGACGCCCTGATCATCGAGCCGGACGGCCGGACGGCCCGGCGGTCACGCTGGTGGACACCCCCCGAGCCGACCCGGCCCCTGGCCGAGGGCGCGCCGATCGTGCGGGAGGCGCTCACCGAGGCTGTCGATGCCCGGACCCGGGGCGGCGGCGTGGTCAGCTGCGACCTCTCCGGCGGCCTGGACTCCACCTCCGTCTGTTTTCTGGCCGCGCGGTCACCGGCCAAGGTGGTGGCCAGCACCTGGCCGGGGCGGGACCCCGCCGACACCGATCTCCAGTGGGCCGAGAAGGCCGTCACCTTCCTGCCGGACGTCGAGCACGTGGTGTGGGACGCCGACGCCTCACCGCTGGTCTACACCGACCTGCTGGACATCGACGATCCGATGGACGAGCCGACCATCGGCGTCATGGACCGGTCACGGGCCCTGCACCATCTGCCGGGACTGGCGGAACGGGGCAGCCGCCTCCATCTCACCGGCATCGGCGGCGACCATGTCGCGTGGTGTTCGGAGGCGTACTACCACCGGCTGCTCCGCACGCGCCCGTTGTTCGCCCTGCAGCAGCTGCGGGGCTTCCGGGCCCTGTGGCACTGGCCGCTCGCCGGTACCGCGCGGGCGCTGGCCGACAGTCGACCGTACGGACGATGGCTCGCCGACTCCAGCCGCCAACTGCGCGGCCCCCTGCCCTCGTCCGTCAGCAACGGACTCGGCTGGGGCATGTCACCGCGCCTGTTCCACTGGGTCACCGCGGACGCGGAGCGGATGGTCAGGCGGGCGCTGCGCGAGGCCGCGGCGAGCGTCGCACCGCTCCACCGCGACCGCGGCATGCACACCGACCTGGAGGCGATCCGCTCCTGCACCCGCATCATCCGCCAGTGGGACCGGATGGCCGCCCGCGCGGGCCTGCCGATGGCGTCACCGTTCTTCGACGACCGCGTGATCGAGGCATGTCTCGCCGTCCGGCCGAGCGAGCGGGTCACGCCCTGGCAGTACAAACCCCTGCTGAGCGCCGCCATGCGAGGGGTCGTTCCGGAGGCGTGCCTCAGCCGTACCAACAAGGCCGAGGCGTCGATGGACGCCGCCAACGGTCTCCGTGAACACCGCGGCGACCTGATGGCGTTGTGGGAGGACTCACGGCTGGCAGAGCTCGGGCTCGTGGACGTCGATGCCTTGCGGCAGTTGGCCAGACGACCCTCCTCTCCAGGGCTGAGCAAGGGGATCCTCTACACCACGATCGCCTGCGAGGTCTGGTTGCGCGGACTGACTCCCGCGAAGGACAAAGCGGTGCCTACCAGTTCGTAG
- a CDS encoding lasso peptide biosynthesis PqqD family chaperone, with the protein MTLRLRAGVSTAETDYGTVLLDERGGHYWELNPTGALVVRTLLDGGAEPEAVDALIAEFDIDRAQAARDVADLVRELRDSGLAA; encoded by the coding sequence ATGACACTGCGACTCCGTGCCGGTGTCTCCACCGCGGAGACCGACTACGGCACGGTGCTTCTCGACGAGCGCGGCGGACACTACTGGGAACTCAATCCCACCGGCGCGCTGGTGGTCCGCACCCTGCTCGACGGCGGGGCGGAGCCGGAGGCGGTCGACGCGCTCATCGCGGAGTTCGACATCGACCGTGCGCAAGCCGCGCGGGACGTCGCCGACCTGGTCCGGGAACTGCGGGATTCGGGGCTGGCCGCATGA